Sequence from the Methanobrevibacter sp. genome:
CACCATAACTTTTTGCCGTATTTCTTTCAAATGTGTTGTTTGCAATATAGTTACTGCCCGCACGTGCACAAATTGCACCTCCATGTCCTTTGTTTGCACTGTTTTTTGAAAATGAATTATTCACAATGCTTGCATAACCATAATTATAAATATTTACTGCTGCACCCTGAGTACCCCGATTATTATTAAATGTATTGTTTATTATTTTAGCGTAAGGTCCGTCAATTGCAATTGCACCACCATAACCTGCATCACATCCTTCAAAGGTATTGTATTTTATTTGTGTATTTTTACCTTTAGAATAAATACCTCCACCATATGATACTGGGTCATTATTTTTAATAATGCAATCCTCAACCAACAGATTATCTCCAGAGTTTACAATTGCTCCACCACAATATGCATCTTTACCGTCTGTAGTTTTAATGACTGAACCTCCACCATTAATTAATGTTAATCCTTTAATTGTTATACCATTATTAGATAACACAAATACTGATTTTATATTTTTTGCATCAAATATAGGTTTTGCATCATTATAAGCCATTACAGTAGTATTTTCTTTTAAAGAAATACCATAATTACTTGAACCGGTGTAGGTGCCCTCCATTATATAAATAACATCATTTTCCTTATAATTGGCATTATTAATTACAGATTTCAAATTTCCAAAAGGTTTGGATTCAGAACCGTCTCCTCCTGTTGCACCATTTTTTACATACCAGGCGTTTCCATCACTCAAAACATCATCATCATTCGCTGATTTTAAAGTGTCAGAAACACCATTATTTTCAACCACCATATTACTATCATCTGTTTTAACCATAGAAGCATTAATGTCTTCTGCAGCTGAAACAGCAGTCAAACATACTATTAATATACTAACTAATAACAGAATTTTAAATAGTTTATTGTATTTCATTTTTTCCCTCTCTCGAGAGTCAAATCAAAATATAAACTGATCAAACAAATAATTTAATAATATACATTAAATTTATTCCAGTTAATTCAAGCTAATAATAAATAATATTTCCAATTGTCATCATGCTAATTAAAACAAAATAAAACTATAAAATTAGATTTATCCATTATAATAACACTAAATCCGTAAATACCACCCATTGCCAGTTCAAATTCATTCTGAACATTTGACTTTTATATTTATTTAAAATTGATTTAACCCAATAAATCGAAAATATATTATTTAAATTAATCGGAATTTAAAATTCGATTAAATACATTTTTACAACAATAATCACAAATCTCCATTAATTATTATTGCATACTAATTATTATGTCTGCAATATATTTAAAATTTATCAATGTCGTCAACTTAATTTTTTCTAAAAATTCTT
This genomic interval carries:
- a CDS encoding right-handed parallel beta-helix repeat-containing protein, yielding MKYNKLFKILLLVSILIVCLTAVSAAEDINASMVKTDDSNMVVENNGVSDTLKSANDDDVLSDGNAWYVKNGATGGDGSESKPFGNLKSVINNANYKENDVIYIMEGTYTGSSNYGISLKENTTVMAYNDAKPIFDAKNIKSVFVLSNNGITIKGLTLINGGGSVIKTTDGKDAYCGGAIVNSGDNLLVEDCIIKNNDPVSYGGGIYSKGKNTQIKYNTFEGCDAGYGGAIAIDGPYAKIINNTFNNNRGTQGAAVNIYNYGYASIVNNSFSKNSANKGHGGAICARAGSNYIANNTFERNTAKSYGGAIITVNPNNVIDNCTFISNQIFNANSNTNWGGAIYSQGANTQILNSKFYDNAVRDNGGAIYVRNNDNLIQNCTFDKNWAARGGAIYIAQVVSNHNITNTTINNCTFNENGVIEEQDGEPNLGTKGGAIYSWGIDTHVYNSDFNNNKAMIGGAILYERGHN